In Nomascus leucogenys isolate Asia chromosome 8, Asia_NLE_v1, whole genome shotgun sequence, a single genomic region encodes these proteins:
- the STKLD1 gene encoding serine/threonine kinase-like domain-containing protein STKLD1 → MLGPGSDRRRPTQGERGPGSPGEPMEKYKVLYQLNPGALGVNLVVEEMETKVKHVIKQVECMDDHDASQALEELMPLLKLRHAHISVYQELFITWNGEISSLYLCLVMEFNELSFQEVIEDKRKAKEIIDSEWMQNVLGQVLDALEYLHHLDIIHRNLKPSNIILVSSDHCKLQDLSSNVLMTNKAKWNIRAEEDPFHKSWMAPEALNFSFSQKSDIWSLGCIILDMTSCSFMDGTEAMHLRKSLCQSPGSLKAVLKTMEEKQIPDVETFGNLLPLMLQIDPSDRITIKDVVHITFVRGSFKSSCVSLTLHRQMVPASIIDMLLEGNVASILEVMQKFSGWPEVQLRAMKRLLKMPADQLGLPWPPELVEVVVTTMQLHDRVLDVQLCACSLLLHLLGQVLVHHPEAKAPCNQAITSTLLSALRSHPEEEPLLVMVYSLLAITTTQESESLSEELQNAGLLEHILEHLNSSLKSRDVCASGLGLLWALLLDGIIVNKAPLEKVPDLISQVLATYPADGDMVEASCGVFWLLSLLGCIKEQQFEQVVALLLQSIRLCQDRALLVNNAYRGLARLVKVSELAAFKVVVQEEGGSGLSLIKETYQLHRDDPEVVENMGMLLVHLASYEEILPELVSSGMKALVQEIKERFTSSLVSDSSAFSKPGLSPGGSPQPGCTTFGGLE, encoded by the exons ATGCTTGGGCCAGGGTCCGATCGCAGGCGCCCCACGCAGGGGGAGCGAGGCCCAGGGTCCCCTGGAGAGCCCATGGAGAAGTACAAG GTTTTGTACCAGCTGAATCCTGGGGCCTTGGGGGTGAACCTGGTGGTGGAGGAAATGGAAACCAAAGTCAAGCATGTGATAAAGCAG GTGGAATGCATGGATGACCATGACGCCAGTCAGGCCCTGGAGGAG CTGATGCCACTGCTGAAGCTGCGGCACGCCCACATCTCTGTGTACCAGGAGCTGTTCATCACGTGGAATGGGGAG ATCTCTTCTCTGTACCTCTGCCTGGTGATGGAGTTCAATGAGCTCAGCTTCCAGGAGGTCATTGAGGATAAGAGGAAGGCAAAGGAAATCATTGACTCTGAG TGGATGCAGAATGTGCTGGGCCAGGTGCTGGACGCGCTGGAATACCTGCACCATTTGGACATCATCCACAG GAATCTCAAACCCTCCAACATCATCCTTGTCAGCAGTGACCACTGCAAACTGCAGGACCTGAGCTCCAACGTGCTAATGACAAACAAAGCCAAATGGAATATTCGTGCGGAGGAAG ACCCCTTTCATAAGTCCTGGATGGCCCCTGAAGCCCTCAACTTCTCCTTCAGCCAGAAATCAGACATCTGGTCCCTGGGCTGCATCATTCTGGACATGACCAGCTGCTCCTTCATGGAT GGCACAGAAGCCATGCATCTGCGGAAGTCCCTCTGCCAGAGCCCGGGCAGCCTGAAGGCCGTCCTGAAGACAATGGAGGAGAAGCAGATCCCAGATGTGGAAACCTTCGGGAATCTTCTGCCTTTGATGCTCCAGATCGACCCCTCAGATCGAATAACGATAAA GGACGTGGTGCACATCACCTTCGTGAGAGGCTCCTTCAAGTCCTCGTGCGTCTCTCTGACCCTGCACCGGCAGATGGTGCCTGCGTCCATCATCGACATGCTGTTAGAAGGCAACGTGGCCAGCATTTTAG AGGTCATGCAGAAATTCTCTGGCTGGCCCGAAGTCCAGCTCAGGGCCATGAAGAGGCTTCTGAAAATGCCTGCAGATCAGCTAG GTCTGCCGTGGCCCCCAGagctggtggaggtggtggttaCAACCATGCAGCTGCATGACAGGGTCCTCGATGTCCAGCTGTGCGCCTGCTCCCTGCTGCTGCACCTTCTGGGCCAAG TGCTGGTGCACCACCCAGAAGCCAAGGCTCCCTGCAACCAAGCCATCACCTCCACCCTGCTGAGTGCTCTTCGGAGCCACCCCGAGGAGGAGCCACTTCTTGTCATGGTCTACAGCCTGCTAGCCATCACCACAACTCAGG AGTCAGAGTCACTGTCAGAGGAGCTGCAGAACGCCGGGCTGCTGGAGCACATCCTGGAGCACCTCAACAGCTCCCTCAAAAGCAGGGACGTCTGTGCCAGCGGCCTGGGCCTGCTCTGGGCCCTCCTGCTGGACG GTATCATTGTGAACAAGGCCCCCTTGGAGAAGGTCCCAGACCTCATCAGCCAGGTGTTGGCCACCTACCCTGCAGATGGGGATATGGTGGAAGCCAGCTGCGGAGTCTTCTGGCTGCTGTCCCTGCTGG GCTGCATCAAGGAGCAGCAGTTTGAACAAGTGGTGGCGCTGCTCCTGCAAAGCATCCGGCTGTGCCAGGACAGAGCCCTGCTGGTGAACAATGCCTACCGGGGACTGGCCAGACTGGTGAAGGTGTCAG AGCTGGCGGCCTTCAAGGTGGTGGTGCAGGAGGAGGGCGGCAGTGGCCTGAGCCTCATCAAGGAGACCTACCAGCTCCACAGGGACGACCCAGAGGTGGTGGAGAACATGGGCATGCTGCTGGTCCACCTGGCTTCCTATG AGGAGATCCTGCCGGAGCTGGTGTCCAGTGGTATGAAGGCCCTGGTCCAGGAGATCAAGGAGCGCTTCACCTCCAGCCTGGTGAGTGACAGCAGCGCCTTCAGCAAACCAGGCCTCTCTCCAGGTGGAAGCCCCCAGCCGGGGTGCACCACGTTTGGGGGCCTGGAATAG